In the genome of Clostridium cylindrosporum DSM 605, one region contains:
- a CDS encoding chemotaxis protein CheW → MEDIKGNAIEEDTQKGKFLTFILGKEVFGVEIKYVTEIIGMQKVTSIPEVPRFVKGIINLRGKIIPVIDVRLKFNKEEAEYNDRTCIIVVELCNISVGLIVDNVEEVITIPEDSIIDPPSSRVGFDSEYIRSIGKVGNEVKILLDCEKLLRRDEACKLIDL, encoded by the coding sequence ATGGAAGATATAAAAGGTAACGCAATTGAGGAGGATACTCAAAAGGGTAAATTCCTTACATTTATACTTGGGAAAGAGGTATTTGGTGTAGAGATTAAATATGTAACTGAAATCATAGGTATGCAGAAAGTTACATCTATACCTGAGGTTCCAAGATTTGTTAAGGGGATTATTAATCTTAGAGGAAAGATAATACCTGTTATTGACGTAAGGTTGAAGTTTAATAAAGAAGAGGCAGAGTATAATGACAGAACATGCATTATTGTAGTTGAACTATGCAACATATCAGTTGGATTAATCGTAGATAATGTAGAAGAAGTTATCACTATACCAGAGGATAGTATTATTGATCCACCAAGTAGTAGGGTTGGATTTGACAGTGAATATATAAGGTCAATTGGAAAGGTAGGAAATGAAGTGAAAATACTATTAGATTGTGAAAAACTTTTAAGGAGAGATGAAGCATGTAAGCTTATTGATTTGTAA
- the htpG gene encoding molecular chaperone HtpG — METKQFKAESKRLLDLMINSIYTHREIFLRELISNSSDAIDKIYYKALTDDSITFEKDNYFIKVSIDRENRELRISDTGIGMTKEELDDNLGVIAKSGSLKFKKENELKDGHDIIGQFGVGFYSAFLVADSVTVISKAFGADEAYRWESKGVDGYTIEPYTKDSVGTEIILKIKENTEDESFDNYLEEYTIKSIIKKYSDFIRYPIKMDISSKRLKEGSEEEYENYIEEQTVNSMVPIWKKNKKELTEEDYSKFYSEKHYGFDKPIKYVHISVDGAVSYNAILYIPEKTPFDFYTKEYEKGLELYSNGVLIMNKCGDLLPDYFGFVKGIVDSEDLSLNISREILQHDRQLKLIAKNIKNKIKNELENLIKNEREKYEVFYKSFGRQLKYGIYSEYGNNKDVLQDLLMFYSSKEKKMVTLSEYVSRMPEEQKYIYYAAGESIERIEKLPQTEVVLDKGYEILYFTDDIDEFSIKMLMNYKEKEFKSVSSGDIGIENDENENSSDLNEENKELFEYMKNVLSDKVKDVKASKRLKNHPVCLSNEGDLSIEMEKILNSMPDSQNIKADKILEINLNHDVFKSIKDAFNNDKDKLDLYTNLLYNQALLIEGLSISDPVEFTNNICKLMY; from the coding sequence TTGGAAACAAAACAATTTAAAGCTGAGTCTAAAAGACTTTTAGACCTTATGATTAATTCAATATATACTCATAGAGAAATTTTCTTAAGAGAGCTTATATCTAATTCAAGTGACGCTATTGATAAAATCTACTATAAGGCATTAACTGATGATTCTATAACCTTTGAAAAGGATAATTATTTTATAAAAGTGTCTATAGATAGGGAAAATAGAGAACTTAGAATTTCTGATACTGGGATTGGAATGACTAAGGAGGAGCTTGATGATAACCTTGGGGTTATAGCAAAAAGTGGCTCATTAAAGTTTAAAAAGGAAAATGAATTAAAAGATGGACATGATATAATAGGTCAGTTTGGTGTAGGGTTCTATTCAGCATTTTTAGTTGCTGATAGCGTTACTGTTATAAGTAAGGCGTTCGGTGCTGATGAGGCTTATAGGTGGGAATCAAAGGGAGTAGATGGTTATACTATTGAGCCTTATACGAAGGATTCAGTTGGTACGGAAATAATCCTAAAGATAAAAGAAAATACTGAAGATGAAAGTTTTGATAACTATTTAGAGGAATACACTATAAAGTCAATAATCAAAAAATATTCTGATTTTATTAGATATCCTATTAAAATGGATATTTCAAGTAAAAGACTTAAAGAAGGCTCAGAAGAAGAATATGAGAATTACATAGAAGAACAAACTGTTAATAGTATGGTTCCTATATGGAAAAAGAATAAAAAGGAGCTTACTGAGGAGGATTATAGTAAATTCTATTCAGAAAAGCATTATGGATTTGATAAGCCAATAAAATATGTTCATATAAGTGTCGATGGTGCAGTTAGCTATAATGCTATTTTATATATTCCAGAAAAAACCCCATTTGACTTCTATACAAAGGAATACGAAAAGGGCCTTGAATTATATTCAAATGGTGTGTTAATAATGAACAAGTGTGGGGATCTACTACCTGATTATTTTGGCTTCGTAAAGGGAATAGTAGACTCAGAGGATTTATCACTTAATATATCACGTGAAATCTTACAACATGATAGACAATTAAAGCTTATTGCTAAAAATATAAAAAATAAAATAAAAAATGAACTAGAAAACCTAATAAAAAATGAAAGAGAAAAATATGAAGTTTTCTATAAGTCCTTTGGAAGACAATTAAAGTATGGTATTTATAGTGAGTATGGAAATAATAAAGACGTTCTTCAAGATCTATTAATGTTCTATTCATCTAAAGAAAAGAAAATGGTTACATTAAGTGAATATGTATCAAGAATGCCCGAGGAACAAAAGTACATTTACTATGCTGCTGGTGAATCAATTGAAAGAATTGAAAAGCTTCCACAAACAGAGGTTGTACTAGATAAAGGATATGAAATACTTTACTTTACAGATGATATAGATGAATTCTCAATTAAAATGCTAATGAATTACAAGGAAAAGGAATTCAAGTCTGTTTCAAGTGGAGATATTGGTATAGAAAATGATGAAAATGAAAATTCATCTGATTTAAATGAGGAAAATAAAGAACTATTTGAATACATGAAAAATGTTTTATCTGATAAGGTTAAAGATGTTAAAGCATCAAAGAGACTAAAGAATCATCCTGTATGCTTATCAAATGAAGGAGATTTATCAATCGAAATGGAGAAGATTTTAAACTCTATGCCTGATAGTCAAAACATAAAAGCTGATAAGATTTTAGAGATAAACCTTAACCATGATGTATTTAAGTCAATAAAAGATGCGTTTAATAATGATAAAGATAAGTTAGATTTATACACTAATTTATTATATAATCAGGCATTACTTATTGAAGGACTATCAATAAGTGACCCAGTTGAATTTACAAATAATATATGTAAACTAATGTATTAA
- a CDS encoding class I SAM-dependent methyltransferase — translation MIEKKISKFESKERIEELNPKDTLINAGFKDKMVLCDIGAGTGVFSFPASKISTGDIYAIDISDGMIELLRNRVKEHNAKNIVVKKVEKDLLPVESNICDMAIMVTVLHEVDNKDSMISEIKRILKGYGKFMVIEFHERKTPMGPPVEHRISESCVEKLFNDNGFKTISKFLLGENFYSIVFEIEK, via the coding sequence ATGATTGAAAAAAAGATAAGTAAATTTGAGAGTAAGGAAAGAATTGAGGAATTGAATCCTAAAGATACTTTAATAAATGCAGGCTTTAAGGATAAAATGGTGCTTTGTGATATTGGGGCTGGTACAGGGGTATTCTCTTTTCCTGCTTCTAAGATAAGTACTGGGGATATTTATGCAATAGACATTTCAGATGGTATGATAGAACTCTTAAGAAATAGAGTTAAGGAACATAATGCTAAAAACATTGTAGTGAAAAAGGTTGAAAAAGACTTATTACCAGTTGAAAGTAATATATGTGATATGGCTATTATGGTAACAGTTTTACATGAAGTTGATAATAAGGATAGTATGATAAGTGAGATTAAAAGAATATTAAAAGGTTATGGAAAATTTATGGTAATAGAATTTCATGAGAGAAAGACACCAATGGGACCTCCTGTTGAACATAGAATATCCGAGAGTTGCGTAGAGAAGCTTTTTAACGATAATGGATTTAAAACTATTTCTAAATTTTTACTAGGAGAAAATTTTTATAGCATAGTATTTGAAATTGAAAAATAA
- a CDS encoding methyl-accepting chemotaxis protein, with the protein MKINIFQPAIFLMNRLKFLKKFGLIFILFLLPLSVLLSYLIIDLNSNIKMKENQIKGLQYNIAIRSLIQHTQQHRGLSSIYLQGKDKSKDNILEKQREIQRDIKAIDTLDIKYDDVLKTKEYWIDIKNKLSSLESQVFSLTAANSFKKHSDIIANILDFNAHVADTSTIVLQQELYKYYLADTIINKLPITTEYMGKARAIGSGIIERKILSKEEQISMQNLNQSILTALKDSSRGMEIVFKSHPEIKNKLGESYSKSMSSAMSLVDIVNSKVLGPEIVNTDSKDYFTLATSSIDNVYKTLNSVSSLLDTMAKEEINNLIFQKNIVISIAVLVCILLVYLFIGFYLGINTTVFSIRKIANEIVAGDLSQRIDLDVRDETKYIMDDLNKISISFSNMIKLTQEVAKDVATSSETLSEISEETTCATNEITQVIQTVANNSEVQLENTVDVTNAMQDVTNKIQEIAISSALVDKSSKDMENKAEKGNEIVKGVISKMDSINLYVEESNNIIGSLNERSKDIGQIIQVIAEISSQTNLLALNAAIEASRAGEQGRGFTVVAEEVKKLAEQSSEASNRVSSLILDIQSDTIQSVERMKKVASEIKEGLGEVRKTGMTFSEILNAVKDVVLQTEEVSIASDYIYSNAEEVTNSLSEVTKIAENNSEVAQNVAAASEEQLASVEEISSAATRLSSRSIELKELISKFKI; encoded by the coding sequence TTGAAGATTAATATTTTTCAACCAGCGATATTTTTAATGAATCGATTAAAATTTTTAAAGAAGTTTGGATTAATTTTTATCTTATTCCTTTTACCATTATCAGTACTTCTTTCATATTTAATAATTGATTTAAATTCAAATATTAAAATGAAAGAAAATCAGATAAAAGGGTTACAGTATAATATTGCCATAAGGTCACTTATCCAGCATACTCAGCAGCATAGAGGATTATCCTCAATTTATTTACAGGGTAAAGATAAAAGCAAAGATAATATCCTAGAAAAGCAAAGGGAAATTCAAAGGGATATTAAAGCAATTGATACTTTAGATATTAAATATGACGATGTACTAAAAACTAAAGAGTATTGGATTGATATAAAAAATAAATTATCATCCCTTGAAAGTCAGGTATTCAGCCTTACTGCAGCGAATTCGTTTAAAAAGCATAGCGATATTATTGCAAATATACTAGATTTTAATGCACATGTAGCTGATACTTCAACTATTGTTTTGCAACAAGAGCTTTATAAGTACTATTTAGCAGATACGATAATTAATAAATTACCAATTACAACTGAATATATGGGAAAAGCAAGAGCTATTGGTTCTGGAATTATTGAAAGAAAAATACTTTCTAAAGAAGAACAAATTTCTATGCAAAATTTAAATCAATCTATTTTAACTGCTTTAAAAGATTCAAGTAGAGGAATGGAAATTGTGTTTAAGTCTCACCCTGAAATAAAAAATAAGTTAGGTGAATCATATAGTAAATCCATGTCATCGGCTATGAGTTTAGTAGATATAGTTAACTCTAAGGTCTTAGGACCAGAAATAGTGAATACTGACTCGAAGGATTACTTTACTCTTGCTACTAGCTCCATTGATAATGTTTATAAAACACTTAATTCTGTATCTAGTTTATTAGATACCATGGCAAAAGAAGAAATTAATAATTTAATATTTCAAAAGAATATAGTAATTTCTATTGCTGTTTTAGTTTGTATTTTATTAGTATATTTATTTATTGGCTTTTATTTAGGAATTAATACTACAGTATTTTCTATTAGAAAAATAGCTAATGAGATAGTAGCAGGGGATTTATCCCAAAGAATAGATTTAGATGTTAGGGATGAAACTAAATATATTATGGATGATTTAAATAAAATTTCAATATCTTTTTCAAATATGATTAAGTTAACTCAAGAAGTTGCTAAAGATGTTGCCACCTCATCAGAAACATTATCAGAAATTAGTGAGGAAACAACCTGTGCAACTAATGAAATTACCCAAGTTATCCAGACAGTAGCAAACAACTCAGAAGTTCAGCTTGAAAATACTGTTGATGTAACGAATGCAATGCAGGATGTAACAAATAAAATTCAAGAAATTGCAATAAGTTCAGCATTGGTTGATAAGTCTTCGAAGGATATGGAGAATAAAGCAGAAAAAGGCAATGAAATTGTAAAAGGCGTCATTAGTAAAATGGATAGCATTAACCTATATGTAGAAGAATCTAATAATATTATAGGGTCACTTAACGAGAGATCTAAAGATATTGGACAAATTATTCAGGTTATAGCAGAGATTTCATCTCAAACTAATTTATTAGCACTAAATGCTGCTATAGAAGCCTCTAGGGCAGGAGAACAAGGTAGGGGGTTTACTGTAGTAGCTGAGGAAGTTAAGAAATTAGCTGAACAATCATCTGAGGCTTCAAATAGAGTATCATCCTTAATTTTAGATATTCAAAGTGATACTATACAGTCAGTAGAAAGAATGAAGAAGGTGGCCTCAGAAATAAAAGAAGGATTAGGTGAAGTTAGAAAAACTGGTATGACATTTAGTGAAATCTTAAATGCAGTTAAAGATGTAGTCCTTCAAACTGAAGAAGTTTCTATAGCATCAGATTATATATATTCAAATGCAGAAGAGGTAACTAACTCTTTATCAGAAGTAACTAAAATTGCAGAAAATAATTCTGAAGTTGCACAAAATGTAGCTGCAGCATCTGAAGAGCAATTAGCTTCTGTAGAAGAAATTTCAAGTGCAGCTACAAGGTTAAGTTCAAGATCAATTGAGCTTAAGGAATTAATATCAAAGTTTAAAATTTAA